The DNA window ACTACTGTTGTATTTCCACACCCGCCAAACACCAGCATCGCTGCCATTACGGGTACTAATATTCTTCCTATCTTTCTTCTCATCTTACATTCCCCTTACGCAATATACTTCCGGCAAATATTTTTCTTTGCCGGATACGTGTAGTTTCCGTATCGTCTCTATTATACATGACCGTCCAAAATAGTCCATAGGCGTTCTTTAAGTTTTCTTGATTTTTCTGTGTCCAATTTCTTAATCATTCGTACATTATCCCGTTTCTTCGCGGAATCCTGTCCATCGGACAGTTCCAATCACTTACAGGAAATCCCGGAAGCATACCCCCTCCGGCTGCACTTCAAATTTCATTTTCTTTCCGGTCTTTGGATGTGCAAATTCCAGTCTCCAGGCACACAGTCCGATCGCTGTCCCCTGTTCCTCTTCCAGCAGTTCTTCTTTTTTCTTATACTTTCCGTCTGCCCACAGTGGCATACCGTGATGCGCCATCTGCACGCGGATCTGATGATGTCGCCCGGTTCCAAGCTGAATCTTCGCCAGTCCCCGGTCTCTCTTCCAGTCCAGGATCTCATAAGACAACACCGCTTTTTTCGCCAGCCTGTCCTGCTTTCCTGTCACCCGCGAGGTATTCGTTTTGCCGTCTTTTACAAGATAATCCTCCCAGATCCCCCGCGCTTCTTTTGCCGGTGTCCCTGTAAAGACAGCCAGATATTCTTTTTTCATCGCACCATTCTGATGCTGTTTATTCAAAGCCGCCGTAGCCTGCGGCGTCTTTCCGAAAACCAGAATCCCTTCCACCGGCTGATCGAGCCGTTGTACGATTCCGATATACTTTCCCTTTCGATAATTCTTCAGCTCACTCTCCAGATCCATCTGCCCGATCCGTGCACTCTGCACCGCCATACCGCTGTGCTTCCTGCACACAAGGATCTGTTCGTCTTCATATATAATATCATTTGCCGACCATCGTACCATCTCTCTGCTCCATTCCTTTTTCTCTGTTCTCGAAAATCATTGTTCTCCCGGTGCATCGTCTATATTCAGACAGTGTTTTTTCTTTGCACCGACCATCCATGAACTTTTATTATAAACGTAATTTTCCCTTTCTACAATGTCCAAAATCTGTTCCACAACTTTTTCTTTCTTCGTTTACGCAAAACCGGAGCAATTGTTAATATACAACACAACACGAACAGCCGCTACATCTCATCTCAATCGATATAACGGCTGTTCTAATGATCTTCTTTATTCAATTGTCTAAACCTCTTTTTCTCTTTCTTTTATTTTTCTATTTTTATTTTGTAAGGTTGTTTTTCTTTACTCTTTTAGGATATTTTATATACTTTTTTATGTAGGAATGTTTTTTCAGAGTTCCTATTCAATTTTATCTATATAAATTGATTTTCTCTTTCTTCCCTGCTCGTAAGTTTTTTCGTTTACTTACTTAGAAATGTTATATCTATATAAAGAATAATAGCCAGCTTCAAATTTATAATTGACGTTTATAAATTTTTCAAAATATGGATATTCACTTTCCTATGCTATACAGAACGTTTTTCATTATATCTCTTTTAAGATCTTTTTCAAATACACCTGCTATCGGATATAGCCTTTGCATTTTACTTTTCTCTTCGTTCCGAATAATTACTATTATGGTTTCTATATAGTTCTATTCAGTGAACTCATATTCTTTTAAAAAATGTTTCTTTACACATCTTTTAAAATCTTTTCTATTATTTTTGTGGTAATGTATTCACTGTAAGGAGAAGCTCTTGTTACCTTTTATCTAATCCGTATGCTCTATCTGGCATCTTTTTTCTTTTTTCATTCTTCATAAAAGGTCTTTCTGTGCGGGGAATGCTTTCTCTTACCAGGCTTACAATGATAAGTTTATGTTCTTAGTACAATGGCTTTATCCTCCTTTTCTTTTTTGGGTTCTTATCTTTTCCATCCTGATAGAAAATACAGATCTTTTTGTTCTGATTTAAGAAAATATTGTTTTTGATTTCTTTCCACGTTTGAATAAAATCTGTTACCTCACGTTCTGATTTTACCTCCCAAACCTTCCGGAAATCCGATTCAATTGATTTTCTTAATTAGAATCTTTCGGATTCTATTTTTTTATCAGTTCCTTTTCCATTCTTCTTATGAAGATTTCTCGTCTCTTTCATAGAAAATGGGGTGTTGATGTTTTTGATAAGGTGTTTTGTTTTTTGTTGAGTTTATAATAACAGACCGGCCCATATTTGTCAACACTTTTTCATGATTTTTCTTATATTTTTTTATTATAGTTTAAATATTTATGTTTATACTGTCTATATATTCGTTATTATTATAATTGTTTATACAATTTGCACGACAAATACAATCCTGTGCACATACAAAAAGCCGGATCCCTGGTTTACATCTGCTCCAGGAATCCGGCTCTTCTTATTTATTCATTCTCTTATTTTTCGCTTCTGTAGTAGTTGATCAGGCAGCCTTTCAGGATGATCTCGCGCTCATCATCGGTCAGCTCGCCCAGTGCCAGGGTAAATGGTGTCAGTTCTTCTCCTACTTTGTATGCAGTGATGCTGTCCCATTTTTCTTCTACTGCTTTCCGTACATCCGGGATGAAGAGATAATCGCCATTGGCAAACGGCAGATCTCCTTCCGGGATCAGGAATGGCAGCATACCCCAGTTGATCAGGTTTGAACGATAACGTTTTGTTGCGTATTCATTGGCGATGTTTGCCCATCCGCCAAGAACTTTCTGGCAGGAAGCAGCCTGTTCACGCGCAGAACCGTCACCCGGTTTTACAGCAAAGATCGTAGAACCAACGCCAACATTGGTCTTGTCCACCTGCGGGTATTTTGTATGGATCGTTCCAAATACCGGTTTCAGTTCCGGAAGTGCTTCTGCCGGACATTCGCCGTTCTGGATAGCTTTTTCTGCTACCTGTACTTCTTTTGCGCGTCCCACGTAAGCCGGATCTTTTCTGGACAGGGTAAATTCTGCCAGTCCCAGCGGGTTGGAACGGAAGGAAGAAGTCTCTCCGGACGGAATCAGCTCATCGGTAGTGGTAACCGGATCGTGGATCTCAGATACAACTTTCAGGATCAGGTTCTCAGCCAGTGCCGGCATCTGCGGCCAGTCTTTGATGTTCGGTCCGAACTGGATCTCTACAGACGGATCTGCAACACCCTTACTGTCGAAGACTCTGTTCTTATAGATATTTCCGTCAAAGTAATATTTCGGATTGCTGTAAGTTCCCGCATATTCAGTAGCCGGAGTCAAGCGGCCTTTGTTTGCTGCTGTCGCTGCGATAGAACGTGCATCCATCAGAGCTACGGAAGAAATCTGACCGTTCTGGATCTTGGAACCTTCACGGTTCGGGAAGTTTCTTGTTGAATGACGGATACTGAATGCATTATTTGCCGGTGTATCGCCAGCGCCGAAGCACGGACCACAGAATGCAGTTTTTACGATTGCACCTGTCTCAAGCAGTGTTGCCAATGTTCCGTTCTTCGCCAGTTCCATATAGATCGGTGTACTTGCCGGATAAACGCTCAGGGTAAAGGCATCTGCTCCGATGCTTGCGCCTTTCAGGATATCCGCAGCCGCACAGATATTTTCAAATCCGCCGCCGGCACATCCTGCGATGATTCCCTGCTCTACATACAGTTTTCCGTCGTGTACTTTATCTTTCAGCGTAAAGTCAATCTTTCCATCCAGGCTCACCTGTGCTTTTTTCTCGACATCGTCCAGAATATCCATCAGGTTTGCATTTAACTCATCGATCGTATATGTGTTGCTTGGGTGGAATGGCATCGCGATCATCGGACGGATCTTATCCAGTTCTACCACCAGCATACCGTCATAATATGCAGTCGGTCCCGGATTCAGTTCTTTGTAGTCTTCGCTTCTGCCGTGGATCGCATAGAACTCTTCGATCTTGTCATCGGTTCTCCAGATAGAGGACAGACAGGTCGTCTCTGTGGTCATAACATCCACACCGATTCTGAAATCTGCGCTTAAGTTTGCCACACCCGGTCCTACGAATTCCATTACTTTATTTTTTACAAAGCCGTTTTTAAATACAGCTCCGATGATTGCCAGTGCAACGTCCTGCGGACCAACACCCGGAATCGGTGCTCCGGTCATGTAGACGCCGACAACGCCCGGCATATTGATATCGTAAGTTTTAGACAACAGCTGTTTTACCAGTTCCGGTCCGCCTTCGCCCATAGCCATCGTACCCAGTGCACCATATCTGGTATGGCTGTCGGATCCCAGAATCATCTTGCCGCCGCCGGCAAGCATCTCTCTGGCGAACTGATGAATAACTGCCTGATGAGGCGGAACGTAGACACCGCCGTATTTTTTCGCGCAGGTAAGACCAAACATATGGTCATCTTCGTTGATGGTTCCTCCAACGGCACACAGAGAGTTGTGGCAGTTGGTCAGTACATACGGTACCGGGAATTTTTCCAGTCCTGAGGCTCTTGCTGTCTGAATAATTCCTACAAAAGTGATATCATGGGATGTCAGCTTATCAAATTTGATCTGCAGTTTTTCCATGTTTCCAGACGTATTATGGTCTTTTAAAATATTGTAGGCCATAGTCTGTTTTGCTGCTTCTTCCGGCGCAGGAAGTCCCTGTGCTACTGCTTTTGCCGGTTCTACCAGTTCGGTTCCATTGACCAGGTAGGTACCGCCTTCCAGTAATTGAATCATCATAATCCTCCTCTTGGTTCGATTAATCCTGAGTTTCCATGTATTTCATGTAGCTTACTACCATCATGGCAATCTTAAAGGTAAGGGCATCGTCAAATACGCGAATGTCCAGTCCGGTACTCTTCTGCAGTTTCTCCAGACGATATACCAGTGTGTTACGATGTACATACAGCTGTCTGGATGTCTCAGAGACATTCAGGTTATTTTCAAAGAATTTGTTAATGGTGGTCAGCGTTTCCTCATCAAAGGTATCCGGCAGCTGTTCTCCAAATACTTCTTTCATGAACATCTGGCACAGCGGAATCGGCAGCTGATAGATCAGACGACCGATACCCAGATTGTTATATGGAACGATGATCTTATCTGCATAGAAGATCTTTCCTACTTCCAGCGCCATCTTTGCTTCTTTATACGAACGGGAAACATCCTTGATCTCATGGATGATATTTCCATAGGATACGCGAACCTGTGACATGGCTTCTACATTCAGCATATCTACCAGCGTTTTTGCAACGTGATCCAGATCCTCATAAGTCTCCGCTTCCTTGATCTCTTTTACAATGATGATATTTTTCTCATCGATTGCTGTGATATAATCCTTCGGTTTTGATGCGTACAGACTCTTGATTGTCTCCATCGCACTGTTGTCTTTTTCATATTTTGTCTCTACAATAAATACAACTCTTCTCGTCTCTGTATCGATCCGGAGTTTTTTCGCACGATTGTAGATATCCACCAGAAGAAGGTTATCCAGAAGCAGGTTCTGGATAAAATTATTCTTATCCAGGCGCTCCTTATAGGCAACGATCAGATTCTGAATCTCGCATACAGCGATCTTTCCGATCATATATGCATCTTCGCTTCCACCGCTTGTCACCAGAACGTATTCCACATTCTGATCATCGTATATTTTAAAGAAATGATACGCCTGCAGTACCTGACTGTCTGCCGGTGATTTCACAAATTCTCTTACATATTCCGGTTCAAACCCCTCTTCGCTGAAGGTTGAAGCCACTTTCTGTCCTTCCAGACTCAGCACACACAGGTCAATCCTGGTGATTGCCCGAAGTTCATCGATTGTTTTCTGTAAAACCTGATTTGAAACCAAATGCTCACATCCTCTCATTTTTACTTCTCTGTTATCATTCTTCTGTTTCTCAGGTCCGGGATATATCGCCGGAAACCCGTAGAATATGAACTCTCGAATTGTTTACTCGAATAGTTACATAATATCGTATTTTCCGCAAAATTGCAATAAATCAATGCAATAGTTTACTAAAGTGTTTTTGAATATACAGACACAAAAAGTGCCGACTCCCGAAGGAATCGGCACCATGTATGTTTACTTTTGACTAGTTGG is part of the Blautia faecicola genome and encodes:
- a CDS encoding RluA family pseudouridine synthase gives rise to the protein MVRWSANDIIYEDEQILVCRKHSGMAVQSARIGQMDLESELKNYRKGKYIGIVQRLDQPVEGILVFGKTPQATAALNKQHQNGAMKKEYLAVFTGTPAKEARGIWEDYLVKDGKTNTSRVTGKQDRLAKKAVLSYEILDWKRDRGLAKIQLGTGRHHQIRVQMAHHGMPLWADGKYKKKEELLEEEQGTAIGLCAWRLEFAHPKTGKKMKFEVQPEGVCFRDFL
- a CDS encoding hydratase, whose amino-acid sequence is MIQLLEGGTYLVNGTELVEPAKAVAQGLPAPEEAAKQTMAYNILKDHNTSGNMEKLQIKFDKLTSHDITFVGIIQTARASGLEKFPVPYVLTNCHNSLCAVGGTINEDDHMFGLTCAKKYGGVYVPPHQAVIHQFAREMLAGGGKMILGSDSHTRYGALGTMAMGEGGPELVKQLLSKTYDINMPGVVGVYMTGAPIPGVGPQDVALAIIGAVFKNGFVKNKVMEFVGPGVANLSADFRIGVDVMTTETTCLSSIWRTDDKIEEFYAIHGRSEDYKELNPGPTAYYDGMLVVELDKIRPMIAMPFHPSNTYTIDELNANLMDILDDVEKKAQVSLDGKIDFTLKDKVHDGKLYVEQGIIAGCAGGGFENICAAADILKGASIGADAFTLSVYPASTPIYMELAKNGTLATLLETGAIVKTAFCGPCFGAGDTPANNAFSIRHSTRNFPNREGSKIQNGQISSVALMDARSIAATAANKGRLTPATEYAGTYSNPKYYFDGNIYKNRVFDSKGVADPSVEIQFGPNIKDWPQMPALAENLILKVVSEIHDPVTTTDELIPSGETSSFRSNPLGLAEFTLSRKDPAYVGRAKEVQVAEKAIQNGECPAEALPELKPVFGTIHTKYPQVDKTNVGVGSTIFAVKPGDGSAREQAASCQKVLGGWANIANEYATKRYRSNLINWGMLPFLIPEGDLPFANGDYLFIPDVRKAVEEKWDSITAYKVGEELTPFTLALGELTDDEREIILKGCLINYYRSEK
- a CDS encoding PucR family transcriptional regulator; the protein is MVSNQVLQKTIDELRAITRIDLCVLSLEGQKVASTFSEEGFEPEYVREFVKSPADSQVLQAYHFFKIYDDQNVEYVLVTSGGSEDAYMIGKIAVCEIQNLIVAYKERLDKNNFIQNLLLDNLLLVDIYNRAKKLRIDTETRRVVFIVETKYEKDNSAMETIKSLYASKPKDYITAIDEKNIIIVKEIKEAETYEDLDHVAKTLVDMLNVEAMSQVRVSYGNIIHEIKDVSRSYKEAKMALEVGKIFYADKIIVPYNNLGIGRLIYQLPIPLCQMFMKEVFGEQLPDTFDEETLTTINKFFENNLNVSETSRQLYVHRNTLVYRLEKLQKSTGLDIRVFDDALTFKIAMMVVSYMKYMETQD